TCTTTCGGCACGAGGGATTTTATCCGGAAGCAGAGATTGACAAGCTACTTCAGAAGCAAGGGCTGAAAATCCTATCGGGGAGTTGACCTATGCTCGACAGCCTTTTTACATGGTTGACAACCGCCTTGAATGAGCAGTTCGGCATTGCACTCGTCGCCGCGATGGGTTGGGGCGTTGCCAGCATTCTGCTCAGTCCGTGTCACCTGTCCAGTATCCCCCTTGTCATCGGATATATCAGCAGTCAGGGACAGCAAGGGATGAAGCGCTCGTACTCACTCTCTCTCGTGTTTGCCCTCGGTATTCTCATCACGATTGGATTGATCGGGGCGATCACAGCTTCAGCCGGCCGGATGATGGGCGATGTCGGCGTGTGGGGCAATATCATCGTGGCAGGAGTGTTTTTTGTTGTTGGTCTCTATCTTATGGACATCATCAGTCTCTCGTGGGGTGGGATCCTCCCGCGAACGTCGTTTGCCCGAGGATGGAAAGGCGCGCTGCTCCTGGGCCTCATCTTCGGCATCGGGCTCGGTCCGTGCACGTTTGCCTATATGGCGCCGGTGCTCGGCGTTGTGTTCAGCGTTGGGTCGATCGATCCGTTGCGAGCTTTCTCATTGATTGCGGCCTTTGGCGCAGGGCACTGCGCTGTCATTGCAGCAGCAGGAGGT
Above is a window of Ignavibacteriales bacterium DNA encoding:
- a CDS encoding cytochrome C biogenesis protein, which produces MLDSLFTWLTTALNEQFGIALVAAMGWGVASILLSPCHLSSIPLVIGYISSQGQQGMKRSYSLSLVFALGILITIGLIGAITASAGRMMGDVGVWGNIIVAGVFFVVGLYLMDIISLSWGGILPRTSFARGWKGALLLGLIFGIGLGPCTFAYMAPVLGVVFSVGSIDPLRAFSLIAAFGAGHCAVIAAAGGATGTVQKYLNWTEQSRGTTYLKRGAGALVVLAGVYYLYTAF